The nucleotide sequence gggattacaggcatgcgccacatgcccagctaattttttctatatattttttagttgtctttctatttttagtggagatggggtcttgctcttgctcaggctggtctcgaactcctgagctcaaacaatctacctgcctcggcctcccagagtgctaggattataggcgtgagccaccactcctggccacattttcatttttgatgtAAGCAACTCATTACTTCAATCatctgttgaaaaaaataaaagtgctttgtaacaaatatttacaagacAGAGTcgtgtggaaaataaaaatagatcagAAACATAACTCAAATATGCTTGCCTGACTAGTAACTTTTGACAAGTATTATCAGCCAATAAAATATCCATCCTATTAACTACATTCATTGCTGAAGTTTCATTATACTATTAGCAAAAGGTTCACGTGTAATCAGTGATCATGTTATAAATGATCATTACAATAATCAAAATAAGGACAAAAAAGTATAGGTAAGCCCCTACATATAGAATAAGGGGACCAGCTATAACTTTTGGTAATTACTCTAAAAGCTCTTTAAAATTCTTAAGATAAATGTCAGCATATTATTCAACAGACACCATAATTCATAATAGTGACTAGATCTCCTTCAAGAACTCTAACTGAATTTCTAGTTCCAGCCATGATAGGTATTGTCTTAccttaaaaaatgacaaaactgggccgggcgcggtggctcacgcctgtaatcctagcactctgggaggccgaggcgggtggattgctcaaggtcaggagttcgagaccagcctgagcgagaccccgtctctactaaaaatagaaagacattatatggacacctaaaaatctatatagaaaaaattagccgggcatagtggcgcatgcctgtagtcccagctactcgggaggctgaggcagtaggatcgcttaagcccaggagtttgaggttgctgtgagctaagctgacgccacggcactcactctagcctgggcaacaaagtgagactctgtctcaacaaaaaaaaaaaaaaaaaaaaaaaaaatgacaaaactggacaaatatgtaaaacaataattttcaGGAACTTGAAACAGGTAAGGGTGAATTTCACCAGAAATCTAATAGGGCTAAATATATACGTTccaataacagagcttcaaaatacataaagcaactACTGATAGAAACGAAAGGAGAAtcagacaaatccacaattagtAATTCAGTAATTGATAAAACAAGTAGACtgaaaatcagtaaagatatgAGACTTAAATGCTCTgtcaaccaacttgacctaattgcCACCTACAGAACAGGACACCCAACCTTCAGCAGCATATACATTCATTTCAAGTGTAAATATTCACAAACATAGACCATATACTAGGATATAAAACAAGTTTCAATGGATCTAGAAGGATTGAAATAACAGAGAGTATAGTCTCTAACCACatggtaattaaattaaaaccaaTACCAGAAAGATATTTGGAACAGTCCCAGATAGTTGGTaattaaacaatacatttctaaataaatggatcaaaaaagaaatcaaaagggaaattggaGAAACATTTTAACTGAGTGATTTGAtactaacatttaaatttataggAAGCAGCCAAGAGGGAAATTTAAAGCTTTAAATGCTCATATtagggccaggtatggtggctcatggctataattcttttatttttttttatttttaaatcgtgtcatccttgcgcaggggccatgctaatcttctctgtatcatttcaattttttagtatatgtgctgccgaagcgagcaccatGGCTATAATTCTAAtgttctgggaggctgaggtgggaggattgcttgagctcaggaattggagaccagcctgagaaacagtgagaccccatctctactaaaaacagaaaaattagtttttactaaaaatggaaaaattatccaggcatcatgtacatgcctgtagtcccagctactcaggaggctgggggaggaggatcacttaatCGTCCTCCTCAAACGAGGTTGCAATGAACTACaataatgccactgtactctacccagggtcacagagcaagactctgtctcaaaaagtaaaaataaaaataaaatctcatattagaaaagaagaaaggtatcAAATTAATCACCTTAGCCCCTCCACCttcagaagctagaaaaagaagagcaaattaaacccaaaataaatagaaggaagaaataataaagataagagcataTCTCAGTAAAGTAGaaacaaacaatagaaataatcaataaaaccaaatgcTGGTTCTATGTAAAGATTAGCAAAATTGATAAACCCCTATCTAGACttaccaaggaaaaaaaagagagaaaacacaaattaccaatgcCAGGAATGATAAAGGAAACATCAGCATAGATCCCACCagctttaaaatgataataaggaCATACGTTAAACAATTTTATGCTAATAAAATcagcaacttagatgaaatgaatgaattcctttaaagaggtaaattaccaaaactgataCAAGGAGAAAGAGCAAATCTGAATATctctatatttattgaataaatttgaggaaactgaatttGTATATTAAAATCTTTCCACAATGAAAACTCCAGGCCCTGTTGGCCTCACTGTTGATTTCTAACCAACactcaaagagaaataaaatcaatcttATACAAATTCTTTCAGGAAACAGAGGAGAGggaaatacttcccaactcattctatgtaGCAAGATAACAGTGAGAATAAAACTAGACAAGgacaatataaaaaacaaatggaCTAAAATCTTTCATTAACATAGATGCCAAAATCcctaataaaatattaaccaatCGAATCcaacaatacataaaaaagaatccAGTGGAATTTTAATCTTAGGAATGTAGagttggtttaacattcaaacatcaattaatgtaattcacattaacagaataaaggaggaaaatCATAAGAATATCTCagtagatgcaaaaaaagcatttgacaaaattcaacacccattcatggtAAGACCTCTCAGCAAACAGGAATAGAAGAAACCTTCCTTAATCTAATGAAAGTCATCTACATAAAACATATAACTAACATCTTACTTAGTGGGAGAGAATTGAACGCTTTCCTTCTGctataagaaaaaaagcaagaatgtCCACtacttctactcaacattgtaTCACGTATCCTAGCCAGTGCAATCAGGCAAAAAAAAGTAATAACAGACATAaacactggaaaggaagaagtaaaattatttttatctgcaGATGTCATGATTGCCTATAGAGGAAATCCTAAGGaatataaaaaaaggaagaagaagggaaaggagcaggagaaggggaaggagaaggagaaaagaagcaagaaaggaaggcagacaggcaggcaagcaggcaggaaaggaggaaggaaagaaagaaacctactggaactaataagtgaatttagcaaggtctcaggatacaagatcaacgtagaaaaacaaattttacctCTGTATACCAGcaacaaactggaaaatgaaactaaaaagcaATACCATTTGAAGTagcatcaaaaaacaaaacataaaaataaatttaacaaatgatgTATAAGACTgctacattgaaaactacaaaatattgctgagagaaattaaagaatacctaAGTAAATAAAGAGCTTACatcatgctcgtggattggaagacttgatattaatatatccattctCTTCAAATTGAtgtatagattcaacacaatcccaaaATTCCAGTAggcatttttatagaaattgaccCCAAAAATGACAATCTTTGATACTGGTGCAATGATTAACAAATATAGAAATGCAACAGACAATAGGCAGACCTGTATCTGTTGAATTTACCACAGGGAATTTAATTTTCCTGGAGGAGATTAGTTGCTAAAGCCAACAGGGAGTCTGTAAGAAGGATATATTATGTGTAATAATCTCAGCTATTAAGTCTATTCAACCTTTTTCTGAGACTAAAAGAGATCATTATATcgtattaaagaaattattttcctttgtttttcatatttctttagtaaatacaaaaatcagGTAGAATCCTGGTAAAATACCAGGTGTTcccattctattattttttaaagaataggaaaatccaGAATTTTGGTAGTATACCTCTTCTGCtgcacattatttattttatgaaatagaaaaagactgTACTACATAAAAGGCACTATCAGATGGCACTAGGAAACAAAAGAGTGCTGGCAACtgtttaaaaggataaaataatttaattaacatttgtttatcatatcatttttagatattttacaaATCTTATAAACACTTTTATTGCTGACCAGCACAACATATTTTTAATCATGTAATGGTAAGGAATGGCTTTTAAAACAATGGGTCAGATATATCAATAAGAACTCACTTCAGGAAGGCTGAGCGTTCTAGGAGACAATTGACTTGAGGTTATATGACTATCAGAAGGAAGAAATCGGTGCAAGTACAGTGTGTGTCCTGTGACAGGATGTGTTACCTACTCTTTATAATTTCAAATCAAACCATCACATCACAgagttttagaaggaaaaaagaaggaaacagtaAATGTTTTggtaccaaaaaaagaaaagttggatGATGCTAATGGGAGACCACAGGCTGTCTTAACAGCTCACATAACATTTCTattgtctataaaataagaagGGAAGAGTTGTCAGTTTGTATTCTtaagattatttaaaagaaaagacactaccagaaaaaaaatctgttcctcTTCAAATTCTTCCCCTCATAATGGCCATCTCCACCCTAAAATTAGAAACCAAGCTAATAAGAACCAGGGATAAGAATGCCAAAACCTTGACTGTATTAGCGCTAAATTAATTATATGTAAACTACTAAATGATAAACATGCTAGTTAAGCCAGAAGATTTGCTTCAACTGTCTTGCTCAAGTTTGTTTGTACTTTTaaaccaggggtccccaacctatggtgagttgcataattatttcattatatattacaatgtaataatagaaatgaagtacacaataaatgtaatgcacttgaatcatcctgaaaccatcccccactcccaccccctggTCCGtttgaaaattgtcttccatgaaaccagtccctggtgccaaaaaggttggggaccgctgttttttgtttgtttgtttgttttgttttgagacagagtctcactctgttgcccaggctagagtgagtgccgtggcatcagcctagctcacagcaacctcaaactcctgagctcaagcgatcctcctgtctcagcctcccgagtagctgggactacaggcatgcaccaccatgcccggctaattttttctatatatatttttagctgtccatataatttctttctatttttagtagagatggggtctcactcttgctcaggctggtctcgaactcctgagctcaaacgatccgcccacctcggcctcccagagtgctaggattacaggcgtgagccaccgtgcccggccggggACCGCTGTTTTAAACAATCTTCATGGTATGTTTAAATGCTGCTCCAGAATGTTCAGTGTGGAACCAAACCCATGTTTCATGCTTATCAAGTATACTTGCTTGCTCAGAAATGTTTGGTGCTCCCAGACTTTATTACACATTTAGgaacttttccttttgtaattagaAAGCTTTGAACCAAAGCTAAGAATGACCACTAATCAAACATGATTGAAATAATAGATGATCAAATCAAATTATATGATAAAATGTAAGCTGTAGTTTTATTAGGATGTACCagccaagcagtttttataaattaatgttcaaattaagaaaacatgaataatttaaagattaataaattttaaaacaaatttaggtGAATGTACACATAACTACATAGAATTTGATATATCTGTAGAATTCTCTAGTCAGCATTCTTGTATATGTAACAttaataaaaaggattttttttttttagccatacAGTGATTCTGGGATTCCCTGAATTTTCAGCTGCTGCATTTTCTACTCTACATCTGGCAGGTTCTTCTTCCTTTCAGTTTGTGCATTTCCTGTAttctaaaaagtaaatagaaacatGACCTTAATTGAGGAAATGGTGAGTCTTTGGCTAAGGAAATACAGCCAGAGATAAATACCTGTACTTTGCCCCTGGGGGTTCTTTTATAAGGTACAGGGAGACTATTTACCAGAGTATTCCTCTTTATCATCATCAAACAGAACTAAAGGTGGCCTTTATGGGGACTCCTCTTTTGCCTAAATCACTCACTGACAGTGATTTAGGGTTTCTCTCTGGTCGTAGAGCCTAGTCAATGCATGTGTGCATTATCTCAATATACTTTTAAGATGCCTGAAAGAGTTTAATGTAAAACTGGGAAGTGCTTGGATCTGATTAGATAATTCAAAAAACAAGTGAATGCCAGAGCCAGCAATAGAACAAATAAGTGCCTATTCCctctcttacattttttaaaacatatcataTTCTCTCATGCTCTAAAACAAACTACAGActcaaaatttaagaaattttcttaattctgacattaatttattaaaagcgTTTAGACTAGCCTCATATGCAATTTCAGTCACTGGTCAGAACTGCATTTGAATGAGCAGTACAAATAAGCTATAACCAACACTGTCAACTTCTGGTTATTTCTAATAACTACAACTTGTTTCAAGGTCACTCTTATAAAAAGGTCATCTTGTCAGGAGTTCATCACATGAGCAAGAAgaggtttttccttcttttttttttttttttttttttttttgagacagagtctcactctgttgcccgggctagagtgagtgccgtggcgtcagcctagctcacagcaacctcaaactcctgggcttaagctatcctactgcctcagcctcccgagtagctgggactacaggcatgcgccaccatgcccggctaattttttgtatatatatattttagttgtccatataatttctttctatttttagtagagacggggtctcactcttgctcaggctggtcttgaactcatgacctcgagcgatccacccgcctcggcctcccagagtgctaggattacaggtgtgagccaccgcgcccggccttttccttcttatttacTTATCCTAGAAATGACAGAACTGTCTTAAGAGTTCCTTTTTCCCTGCATTGGAATGGAATGTTAGTTCCTGGGGGCTTTCATGGGACAATGGGCTAAACACATGCGGCACATTTCTAGACGGCCCAGCTCAGgagacctaaccctaattcaCCCAATCATTCAGAAAATGTGCAAAGGGTGTGCTGTGCAACATGCTGTCACATGAGTGAGTCTCTCCAATTCAGAAGTTTAAAGCTACCTTATTGCTTTTTATAATGAACTAAAAGATGGCCATTAATGGTTTTCTTGTTCTACAATATCTCTTTTCTGCAAAGTGGATTGCAGAGTTCTGAAGTTCTAGGCCAAGACTAAGGCACAGCCCTAAATGTCACAGTGATAATACATCTAATAGTGTCTGATCACCCTCTTATCTGAATGTTGCAGAGATTGAGGAGCTTTGTTAAAAATGCCTTCTACATAGTTTCAGACCAgcttctctatatttttaattcatcaaaTTTCCTTAATAAGTATATGCTGACTTTTATCCTGAATTAAActataatcaattttattttttgaaaatcagaGAGAATGAAGTTGATAAATCACTTGCAGAGGTGACCTCGCAAGTGCAGAACAGGAGGCCATCTATATGGTTTAATTCAGTGTGTGCTCAGCACAATCTCTTTCCCCTAAAGGAGTACCTTTGAGAGTATTCATTTGGAAGTTAAAGGCTTCatgatttccaaataaaattcaagaatCTCTCTGGTAGGTAGGGGCTGGGGACATTTCAACAAGATTACCTAATAGATAGCTgagagtaaatatttgtgaaaataggACAGTAGACAGACAGCAGAGATAGACAAGGAAACAAATTGGAGGTAaaacaagaaggaaggaagaggctaaagacaaatacatatatactcaAGGCCATAGACCACATGTTTATACCATTATTCATTTTCACTGCATGGCTTACCTGCCCGGTGTTTGACAATACATATAACACAGATTCTATTTTCCCTGGGTTCCATGCATTTTAATCATTCAACATTCAAATGAGGGATGGTATTTACCACTCTCAATGAAATGATTGCTAGAAACTTTTAGTAGTTGGTTATCTAAGAAAATATAGATGTTTCTAGAGTTTAaagattatagaatttttaatttttatatagcttTCCAATAGTAATAGTTAAATTTACACACTGAGTCAGGGTTCTAAACAACATTCTTTACCAAAAGCTATACACTAAAAAAGTTTTACCTCTTGTTTCTCTTGATTTTGATCCACATTAAGTAAAGTTGGTATTTTAGATGAATCTGTTTTCTTTGAGTCCCTCTTCAGCACTTTTGTCTGTTTAACTTTTACAAAATTATACACAACAATGAAAATTTGTTATTCCTACCTTgaaattttactttcctttttaagaaCTTCAACTGGAAATTCTGATGTCTACTAACATCAGTTTCTCAATTTATTACAAAGGAACTGAATAAACCATGAGTTGTAATGGTAAAATAcagtaaattgtatttttataactttacaaGTAGTCTACCAAGTTAAAAGaagacaattattttattttattttattattctcagtATAACTGTTAAGTGAATCAGATAATTTCTCTTGAGCTGTGCATTATATTCTTGCTATTATATTAACTTTCCACAAGATGTCACTGTTCTTCAAAGAAACATAAGAACATTTATTCAAGACaaaaatgagttttgtttttaaataaatcttaaactCAAGACTAAGATAAATCTTAAGTTTATAAATCTTATCTACTAAATCCTTGAATGGCCAAAGCATATATAAAATTCCTGCTACTATATGAGCAAATAATCATGGAGAGAAATAAGAATGTGATTTATTCAAGGTCATATACTAAACCAAAACTATCTTCCTCAAATATTGTTCTAACATGTCAATAATATTGAGCTAACGAAAAATCTACCCTTTGAAGCTGTCTTAACCCCTCTTTAAAATTATCTCCTTTAAGTCTTACCCCTTATTTGATGATGGGGAAAAAATATCTCAtcagctgaaaatatttttcttaccaaTTTACTGTTTTATACCTAAGTCACACTATAAAATGTAAGTTATATTATAAAGAAGTCTTATAAATGATATAACCCGGAGATTCGTAAAGCTACGCAACAAATGTATACCTTCCGTTCCTTTCAGATCCTTTGATTGCACTGGGAAAGGCAATTCTGGAAAATGGAATTCCTTCTTGTCAGATCTGGAAAAATTCAGCTTCCTTTTGTTCCCACTTGCCATTTGGTCACTTTGACCCGTTCGCTCATTAAATATACCCCTCTCCATTTGgctctaaacaaacaaataagagtttatttgaagaaatgtgtGTAACTATTTGTAGAAAGACAAACCTGGAATTGCCAGCCATTTGGATGGCATAAGATAGGCATGACAGCTATTCAATACTTACGAGGTAGAATAGAATACCATTAAACAAACCAGCAGATCAAATTCTAATAAAAGTTTcagaaagcaaattttttttttagcatatttagCTTTCTTAGAACAATAGTCTTGATCATGAGAAccacacttttaatttttattaataatactaatcACTACTCTGAACAAATCGCTTcagttcattttcttaataatttatttatctatttacaaAATTATATGCTTTATGGACACTGggaaaaccaaaaggaaaaaaattacttgcaCATCCAGCATTTGGAAAACCTTTTGTGCTacctatttttgttcatttgacaATGGATCATAAAAACCTTTCTTGGTTAATGAACACTCTTCCACAATGTAATGTGTAGTATCCCACTGTATGAATGTAAACTTAATCCATAATCTATTTTTGGATAGGTTTgtgtcattttcaattttattattataaataaaattgtaaaaattggGGGGATGATCTACACTGATTATTTTTTCCAATGAAAGTAAGTTGTGtttatttgataattatttttaatccataaaGTAAGATATTAAAACagtttttggaaatgaaaaaccaGAAATTCCTGTGACTTTTTAAGGTGAAAATCTTAACTTACTCTGCCCaattcatatattaaatacaccaattaagatatggaaaattgattaaaattgtGAAAGCACTAAGAAAATGATGGCCTACTTTCATCTTAGGAAGAACCAAAAGAAACTAAAAGCACACTTCTAAAGCGTTAGAGCCccaaagagggagaaaagggaaagggaggtAATGTTATATATAAGAGGCCACATTTTAATGACCAGCTTCTTGCCTTACTTGAGTGGGACCTGTATCCTCTTGCCTGCTATTATACATAACTTGTCCGATGGATTGTGAAGTCCGTCTCTTTTTGGCTCTTTCAGTTAacctattatttaaaaacaaatgagaagtCATTAGAACTTCCCAGAAATGCCTTTGCTTTAGCTTCAAGAATGAACAAATTATACCATAGACGTCTACTGTTCAAACATTGAATGCCAAAATGAAATTGTCAGTCCTTAAGTACCAACTGCTCTAAGGAGAGAGGTATTAATAacagggcaggaaaaaaaaaataatgcatggCTAACATCAGTGGTGATACCATGATGTAGGGTTACTCCTGCTGGTCTAGTTGCTCCCTTTTATCTGTTCTGAACTTGGATCTCCTAACTATTGGGTTTTTCAATTTATGAGCTTGCTATCCAAGACTGACTGGCTCACAACCATGCTTACTGGCACCACGGTTTTGGGGTCACCTCAAGAACGACTGGGCTCTTGCAGTCTGTAGCCTGTTGTACCTTTGGACTGACACAGACATGGCCACTTGCCCACCTCTGCAGACCACTAGGCTTCACAACCTAAACTCAAACCAGTCTGCTAGAATGTTCTTGGGCTAATGAACCTAATCTCCTTCCTCACCTAGAATCATAGTAGTCTCCCTAAATTTAGAAGTGGCCCTAATGCCCTGCTAGGCAGACCCTCACCATCTATCACACTGCCCGTGATTAACCAGACCCATGGAACCATTCTCTCAATCTGTATCAGAGGCTAAATCTAAAACTGGCCCAATATGCtgtttttctcctaaaatatttgcttttgaaagGCTATTTGACTGTGAACAATTATTTTTGGCTATCCTTTCTACACTTTAGAGAATTTGctatgacataaaaataaagcttACTTTGTGATACCAAGGCACCTCTATACTAGAACTTAGATCACATCaccttttttctcttcaaaaggGAAGATACTTTTccaagagtctttttttttaatgaggttttCCCAAAAGACATTAGTGAAAAATTAAACATCTATATGGCCAAGCAAAGTTAACTTCTTCTACAGCATTCATAAGACTCACCCAGTAAATGGCCcattatacaattataatttcAATATACCTTCCTCGAGTTCAGTTTTCATATAGACACCATGAGTGTGATTCTTTGAAATACCATCAGACAGGAACATTGTATTACTTACGTCTCTTGTCTGTCACAGCTCACCTTGAACTGGGCTGAGAGAGATTTGAATTGAGATTTGCAGCCACCAAATTACTGCTGGTTAGATTGATGGGTGGCATTGTCGTACAACTTCCAGAATGTAGACCTTCTTTCATGCCGTTAGCGTTAGTGCTGGGATTAACAGGGTTTGGTGGTTCAATGACTACAAGCTTCATATCTGGAGACAGAGCGTGAGCGTTTTTGATTGCATCTTGCTGACAATGTCCGCCTTCATACTCTATCTTTTTCAGTTCTGAGatatctccttttcctcctttcactTTAATAACTCTGACTTTGCTCTCCTtgggctttttctctttttctatttcctggaATAATACATCCCAAATTTGAGTCATGAGAACAGTTATTTTTTCATTAGCTTGTAACTATAATACAGTCATACTGACTGAAACAAAAAATGAAGTTCTTACCTTTCCCAAAACTGAGCTATTTAGCAGTGTATtgatataaattgtttttctttcatctttcatgagttcattttctttagaattcTCTTTTGGCTTTATGAACGAATTGACTTTTGCTTCTTGTAGTAATTTAGCTCTCAGTTCTGGTATGAATCTGACAAAACAAGCAATATCAAaagataatctttttatttatgtagatAGAGTATTTTATCTTTAATGAACCATTTGGtcaattaatttacatttcaggTACAGCATAAATAATGCTGTATAATTATAATGCATCCCAAAAGCTGGTACAATATTTACCTCATAAAAATTGCTTTCTGGTAAAGAtacatctttcaaaaattttgctATGGGAATCTACTATGTAAGACTTTTACAGGTCGGGCTcagtgctcatgcctgtaatccgagcattctggaaggccaaggtgagaggatcacttgaggtcaggagttcgagatcagcctcagaaggagtgagaccctgtctctactaaatatagaaagaaattagccggacaac is from Eulemur rufifrons isolate Redbay chromosome 10, OSU_ERuf_1, whole genome shotgun sequence and encodes:
- the CDKL3 gene encoding cyclin-dependent kinase-like 3 isoform X1, which translates into the protein MEMYETLGKVGEGSYGTVMKCKHKETGQIVAIKILYEKPEKSVNKIAAREIKFLKQFRHENLVSLIEVFRQKKKIHLVFEFIDHTILDELQHYCHGLESKRLRKYLFQILRAIEYLHNNNIIHRDIKPENILVSQSGITKLCDFGFARTLAAPGDIYTDYVATRWYRAPELVLKDTSYGKPVDIWALGCMIIEMATGNPYLPSSSDLDLLHKIVLKVGNLTPHLQNIFSTSPIFAGVVLPQVQHPKNARKKYPKLNGLLADIVHACLQIDPAERVSSTDLLHHEYFTRDGFIEKFIPELRAKLLQEAKVNSFIKPKENSKENELMKDERKTIYINTLLNSSVLGKEIEKEKKPKESKVRVIKVKGGKGDISELKKIEYEGGHCQQDAIKNAHALSPDMKLVVIEPPNPVNPSTNANGMKEGLHSGSCTTMPPINLTSSNLVAANLNSNLSQPSSRLTERAKKRRTSQSIGQVMYNSRQEDTGPTQSQMERGIFNERTGQSDQMASGNKRKLNFSRSDKKEFHFPELPFPVQSKDLKGTEVKQTKVLKRDSKKTDSSKIPTLLNVDQNQEKQEGGDGHYEGKNLKRNRFFFW
- the CDKL3 gene encoding cyclin-dependent kinase-like 3 isoform X3, with amino-acid sequence MIIEMATGNPYLPSSSDLDLLHKIVLKVGNLTPHLQNIFSTSPIFAGVVLPQVQHPKNARKKYPKLNGLLADIVHACLQIDPAERVSSTDLLHHEYFTRDGFIEKFIPELRAKLLQEAKVNSFIKPKENSKENELMKDERKTIYINTLLNSSVLGKEIEKEKKPKESKVRVIKVKGGKGDISELKKIEYEGGHCQQDAIKNAHALSPDMKLVVIEPPNPVNPSTNANGMKEGLHSGSCTTMPPINLTSSNLVAANLNSNLSQPSSRLTERAKKRRTSQSIGQVMYNSRQEDTGPTQSQMERGIFNERTGQSDQMASGNKRKLNFSRSDKKEFHFPELPFPVQSKDLKGTEVKQTKVLKRDSKKTDSSKIPTLLNVDQNQEKQEFPCLSLLSVYCPIFTNIYSQLSIRVEMAIMRGRI
- the CDKL3 gene encoding cyclin-dependent kinase-like 3 isoform X4 gives rise to the protein MIIEMATGNPYLPSSSDLDLLHKIVLKVGNLTPHLQNIFSTSPIFAGVVLPQVQHPKNARKKYPKLNGLLADIVHACLQIDPAERVSSTDLLHHEYFTRDGFIEKFIPELRAKLLQEAKVNSFIKPKENSKENELMKDERKTIYINTLLNSSVLGKEIEKEKKPKESKVRVIKVKGGKGDISELKKIEYEGGHCQQDAIKNAHALSPDMKLVVIEPPNPVNPSTNANGMKEGLHSGSCTTMPPINLTSSNLVAANLNSNLSQPSSRLTERAKKRRTSQSIGQVMYNSRQEDTGPTQSQMERGIFNERTGQSDQMASGNKRKLNFSRSDKKEFHFPELPFPVQSKDLKGTEVKQTKVLKRDSKKTDSSKIPTLLNVDQNQEKQENTGNAQTERKKNLPDVE
- the CDKL3 gene encoding cyclin-dependent kinase-like 3 isoform X2, which translates into the protein MEMYETLGKVGEGSYGTVMKCKHKETGQIVAIKILYEKPEKSVNKIAAREIKFLKQFRHENLVSLIEVFRQKKKIHLVFEFIDHTILDELQHYCHGLESKRLRKYLFQILRAIEYLHNNNIIHRDIKPENILVSQSGITKLCDFGFARTLAAPGDIYTDYVATRWYRAPELVLKDTSYGKPVDIWALGCMIIEMATGNPYLPSSSDLDLLHKIVLKVGNLTPHLQNIFSTSPIFAGVVLPQVQHPKNARKKYPKLNGLLADIVHACLQIDPAERVSSTDLLHHEYFTRDGFIEKFIPELRAKLLQEAKVNSFIKPKENSKENELMKDERKTIYINTLLNSSVLGKEIEKEKKPKESKVRVIKVKGGKGDISELKKIEYEGGHCQQDAIKNAHALSPDMKLVVIEPPNPVNPSTNANGMKEGLHSGSCTTMPPINLTSSNLVAANLNSNLSQPSSRLTERAKKRRTSQSIGQVMYNSRQEDTGPTQSQMERGIFNERTGQSDQMASGNKRKLNFSRSDKKEFHFPELPFPVQSKDLKGTEVKQTKVLKRDSKKTDSSKIPTLLNVDQNQEKQENTGNAQTERKKNLPDVE